The genomic interval CATGCTTTGTAGAATTTGTTTGGTGGTTGAAAAGTCAATGAGGTCAACGAGGGCAACGAGGTCAAAGTCTTCACCAGGCACGGCCATGCCGGTCTGGAGATGAAGAACACGATCGCTCAAGGGCGGTAGGGTCTGTCTGCAAGATGCGACGGTGAAGAGCATGGctctggtgatgaggatgcgGCAAGGTACATGCGGCAACACACGCATAGGTGAGAAGAACGGGCAGAGTGCATGAGGTGAGGATCGGAGCTGTCACGTGCGGTCCGTGGTCTAGTGAGTCCCGTTCACAAAGTTGGAGTGCGCTGGTACACATCTCTGGCAACACATCGGGATCATCAAACCTGAGAAGACACAAAAGATGATCCGTCCTCTGCGGTTGATGGTTTTATCCCCCAAGTTCATCGTGCCAAGCCCCCGGTATCGCGACGGCTGGTAATATTCCCCTAGAGCATCTGAAAGGACAAAGTCTTGGACTCCAGTGGCATGTGATGCCACGGCCTGCATCTAGTGCAGACCAAAGTTGATGTCTGATAGTCCATAGTCCGGCGGCAGCTGTCACACTCTCTGCCTGGTAGCGTGAGCCATTCTCTTACGATGTCGTGTATGACATTGGGTCAACGACGGTTCCCAGTCAAATGGCAAGTCCCCCAGAAGAGTAGCTCTGAGCAGGTCAATATGACTGAGATGAGTTTGCGTCATGGTAATACTTACGTGTGAATCACATCAGGCCTGATGTCCTCGTTCATCGAGGGTCAAAGTTTACTGAGGTCAGAGTTCATGGAGGTCAGAGTTCATTGAGGTCAGAGTTCATTGAGGTCAGAGTTCATTGAGGTCAGAGTTCATCCCAGAAAAGATGGGTCATGGTCGATTCAAGGGGATGTCCCGTATATATGTGTCGCCAATGATCGCGGTCATGAGCAGGCAGGACATGATCCAGGAGTTGGGTCGAGTTCACTGAACTGACTGACGAATGGCGATGGTAACTTTTGGAGTTCGCAAGTCTGCCGTCTTGGCTTTGGCTCGTTCCCCACGTATGAGAATTGTCTCAGAATTGGGAAGACgactcatcatcatgccgAGCTGTGACCTGTCACAATAGAAGAACTCGTCTGGCAATAAAGCCATGGGAGGCTTTCAGAAACGCCACCCTATGGAGGAGTGGCTGCTCATGTTCACCAACTGTTATACCACTTTTGACTTGGAATTATCCGAGAATAATACACATAACTGTGTTGAACTGAGAAACAAACTCTGCCCCATCCAGAATCACAGCTCGTCATCACCAGAATCCGTCTCACTCCCCGGTGGAGGAGTGGCTTCCTTTTTCGTCGTGTTCCTCAAATGATGCCTCGTAGGCAGCGCCCCGTCCTTCTTTGGTGCAGGCTTCCTTGGTTGAGCTCGTGGTGGCGGAATAGGCTCGTCATCGTCAGGCTCGCTACCCGTGGCGTCATCATCGGTGGTCTGGCgatcctcaccctcggcgcTGACCTTGGCTGGCTCTGGCGTATCGATATCCATCCTGTCAGCATCACTAACCGGCCCAGCAAAGCCATCATCCGAGTCAGACGACCCTCCACCCGAAGCATCCTCCAAAGCCTTCCTCTTGGCTCGTCGTGATGGCGCTGGGTTTCTGTCTGCTTGGCTGCTGGCAACTTGCGCCACACGAGCCGAGATAGCATGGCCAGAAGATCCTGGCCGCGCCGCAGCCAACaaccgctgctgctcccgaATCTTGACTTTCTTCTCGTTGAGGATATCGCAGAATTTCTCCAGGATTTCCGACTCCCTATCCTTCTTTGCCTGTGTGAGTTCGTCCAGCTGATTTCTGAGCTCCGTGATCCTAGCTTCCAAGTCGGTTACTTTCGTCGTTTCGGTAGCCACAGTTTCTTGGAACCTTTCCCGCTCCAACGCAACAGCTCCGCACCAATCAAAGAGCTggacctcttcatcctccttgTACTTGAGGGCCAGAGTTCCGAGACGTTGGTTGATGCCTTGTACTCGTCTCCTGACAGTAAT from Podospora pseudoanserina strain CBS 124.78 chromosome 6, whole genome shotgun sequence carries:
- a CDS encoding hypothetical protein (EggNog:ENOG503P49K; COG:S) gives rise to the protein MATPHIIRIPRTDQEGAYVLGQVTPSGSKPLNVKFVATDGYAPFIIKLRHDRIGEYRVSNSPCSPEEWEAILKSFLLRGDPVEGIEAGAEVKSEVSLTITVRRRVQGINQRLGTLALKYKEDEEVQLFDWCGAVALERERFQETVATETTKVTDLEARITELRNQLDELTQAKKDRESEILEKFCDILNEKKVKIREQQRLLAAARPGSSGHAISARVAQVASSQADRNPAPSRRAKRKALEDASGGGSSDSDDGFAGPVSDADRMDIDTPEPAKVSAEGEDRQTTDDDATGSEPDDDEPIPPPRAQPRKPAPKKDGALPTRHHLRNTTKKEATPPPGSETDSGDDEL